AGTCATACCTTCTTCATCATTTCCGATCACAACAATATCATTCATATATACAAGTAATATTGTTACTCCCCCTGTGGCCGAGAGATGAATGAAGAGGGTATAGTCTCATTGACTTTGTTTGTACCCTAAAGTGCGCATCACGTGAGCAAATCAGTCAAACCAAGCCCTAGGGgattgtttaaggccatatAAGGCCTTTTTTAATCGACACACGAACTATCCTCAGGTAGTGGGACTATAATCAGGTGGTAGGTCCATgtaaacttcctcttctaggTCCCTATGCaggaaggcattttttacatcatattgaagTAATGGCCAACCTAAGGTAGCAGCTAGGGACAAGAGAACTCGGACTGTATTTAGCTTAGTAATAGGAGCAAAAGTGTCTAGGTAGTTAAGGCCATAGACTTGTGTGTATCCCTTAGCTACTAACCTTGCCTTATACCGATCTAGGGTCCCATCAAATTTGTACTTAATGGTGTACACCCACTTGCATCCTACCGGTTGTTTTCCCTTTGGTAATTGAACTAGCtcccatgttttatttttttccaaggtTGCCATCTCGACTTCCATAGCATTCTGCCAGTTCTCATCCTTTACAGCTTCGGAAAAATGGTGAGGAAGGGGAATGGTATGAAGGCCAGTTAGGAAGGCTTTGTGGGAGGTAGATAGTTTTGAATAGGGAAGGACCAGGTGCAAGGGGTGCTGTGTGCAGGTCCTAGTTCCCTTTCTAAGGGCAATAGGCCATTCAAGGTCATTAGGGGAAAATCCAGGATCATTCTTAGCTTCAATGGGTTCTGATGTAAAAGAATCAAAAGAAGGTGTACCTACTAGACTGTCAAGAGGTTTGGTAGTGTTGGCAAGTTCAGGAGAGGAATTGGACTCTTGGTCGTGCATAGGGCTAGGAACCAACGTCTGCCGCCTGGAGTAGACCTTGAGTGGAGGAagacttggggggggggggggaggggggtctCCTCTAGAATCTTGTCTGATGCAGTTTGTTTGTGAACCAGATCTGAAGGGGATGCAGAATAAGGAGAAAATCCTAGATTAGGGAGACATACTGATGGCTCCCTATCAGAAATGACTTGGTGATCTGAAGATTGATCAAAATAAGGAGAATTTTCCACAAAGGTGACATCAGCGGAGACTAAGAATTTCTTGGAAGGAGGGTGATAACACCTATAGCCTTTTTGGGTGGAGGAATAACCTACAAAGATGCACTTGAGAGCTCTAGGGTCTAGTTTGCCTCTATGAACATGCACAAAGGAGACACACCCAAAAATCTTTGGTTTCCAATCACTAGAAATGTGAGTTTCAGGAAAATGTTTGTTTAAGAGTTAAATAGGGCTATAGGACCCGAGAGTTTGTGAGGGCAGTCTATTGATGAGTAGTGGCAATCAAaacagcttctccccaataattttttggaacatTATGGTGGAAAAGTAATGCCCTAGTCACAGCTAATAGATGTCCATTTTTTCTctcggccactccattttgttgagggtaTATGGACAAGATGATTCATGGATGATGCCTTTTTGTTGACAGAATTATGTGAGGGAAtggttgaaaaaatctttggcaTTATCAGATCTTAGCCTCTTGATTGGCACCCCAAATTGAGTACTAATCATGTTATAGAAGTTAGGAAAAATGGTGCTtactttagatttatttttcataagaaacaaccacaTTACCCTAGTGCAATCATCTACAAATGTTATGATCGACCTTGCCCCAGAAATATTGGAAACAGGTGcagggccccaaacatcactatgaataaGAGTGAATGGAAGAGAGGTTCTTTTATTAGATGAAGAATAAGTCACCCTTTTATGTTTAGAAAATTCACAAATAGAGCAATGAAAATCCCTAATATCAACACTCCTAAATAAGGCTAGAAACATGACTCTTAAGGATAAAAAATGAAGGATGACCAAGACGATGGTGATGTAACCCAATTTGGTTTTTATCGGACTGCACCAAACAAGACACAAGATCACCTTGCCCTTGTTGTCCTGCTCACTTGATCCATCAAGGTAGTATAGGCCAGCCCTAGTTTTAGCAAGCCCGATCATCTTCTTCAACTCTTGTTCCTGAATTTTACAAAAGGTGGAGGAGAAGTTAGCACTGCAATTATTGTCTAGGATAAGTTTTTTAATGGAAATAAGGTTGGTGAACAGTTTGAGGACATGGAGAACATCCTTAAGAGTAAGATGTTTATTGAGGATAATGTCTCTTTGGCCAGCAACAGTGGTTAAGGACCCATCGGCCAAGGTTATCTTTCTAAAACTTGAACAAGGGCTATAGGTAATGAAATGATGGGGTAAAGGGGTCATATGATCTGTTACCCCAGAATCAAGGATCCAAGAGTTAGATTGAGTTGTTCCCAAAGCATGTAAGATAAGAGAATAAGGGGACATACCTGTAAGTGCGAGAGAACAggtacctttttctttcttgtcaagGGAGTTTAGAAAATTCCTTAACTTCTCAATTTCTACCTGGTTAAACTCCAAGCCATTCCTTGTTCCTTGTGTTCTGCCAGTTTCTGCTCTCCTTGCTATTGGTTGTTGGCCATAAAGGCTTGATTCTGGCCTCCTAGTTGTCTTCCTTTAGATGGTTTCCCATGGAGCTTCCAGCATCTCTCTATGGTATGCCTTGTTTTTTTGCAAAATGTACACCATAGAAAGTCTCGAGGATCTTTATCACCTGTAGCCTTATCCCCGGCagccttcttttcttcttgaggACCCCGGTTAGGACCCTTCAATGCCATTAATGCTGATCTTTCCATAGGGACAGTGTCTAACATTACTCCTCTTCGCCCTTCTTCAGCCCAGATTAGAGAGATTACCTCATTTAGGGAAGGTAGCTCCTCTTTACCAAGTATTTGAACTCTTACTGCATCAAATTCCATATTAAGACCAGCCAAGAAATCGTAGGTTCTTTTTTTCTCCACAAATCTTTTATGTAGGGTTGCATCTTCACTGCATCTCATCTTTAGGTATTGGTAATGGTCCAATTCTTGCCATAGAGTTTGCAGCACATTAGAGTATTCAGTGATAGATCTTACCCCTTGTTTAGTTGCTGCAATCTTAGTCCGAACCTCATAGATCTATGCTGCATCTTTCACCTTAGAATAGGTGAGGTTGACAGCCTCCCAAATATCTTTAGCAGTTGTTAAAAACATCACAGTATCACTTATCTCCAATACCATTGAATTCCATAGCCAAGACATCACTAAGAAATCCTCCTCATCCCATGCAGCAAACATGGGATCTCCTTCCTTGGGGCCGATTCCTAAGAGGTGGCTTATCTTCCCTTTTCCCTTGAGAAAAGTTCGGATAAGTTGAGACCACTTTAGGTAGTTTCTTCCGTTCAACCGGTAGGCTGCCTGAATATTTTGTAACTCTCCCCCACTACTCGTGCTGTTGGTTCCAGAGAATAAAACTTCTGAAGAGCTGCTTGTGTCAACGGCTTCTGGTATAGGATTATTGTTGGAGACGGTAGACATCTTAGGAAGATCTTGGAAACTTAATCGGGTAAAGAAAGAAGACCAAAAAAACTGGTTGCAATCGTTCAAGAAGCAGAACAGAAAGCAAACTGGAATGGCACTGACTgccaaagcaaaaaaaaaaaaaagggcgaTGAAGGCCGAGAAAAAGAGCCCTTTAGATGgctggctttgataccatgttaaaagAGAGTTTTAGGAAGAATAAAACTTGTATTCTATCATGTATGCtgccgcatatatatatacaagagacATCCTAATAtttctcctaaaaactaggaaaagATTACAATCCTAACTAATAGGAATAGATTACAATATTATCTCTATATTTTACAGATTTACATAGGAGATTAACAATAGTATAATCTTGACTTTATCTTTAGAATTATCTTAGGCTTCTTATCCCCTTATCTCAATCCTTCACTCGTTGACAGAATCCAATACTGCCAAGATGCTTGAAATGAATTTGCCTACGTTGACagtaaatattctcaaccaaaGAAGCAACACTTGTCTCCTGTGAAGCAACAAAAACCCAAATCTGGGAAGCACCACTTGACTGTGAGAGAAAGATGTGTGAAATAATAAGGCATCACCTTGGCCAATGACCCTTTAGGCAAATACCTACAAGCTCCTGTAACACAGACTCACAGACTCCTAGAAGATAACCTTTTTCCAGCTTCTTCAATCTTCAGCTTTTATGGCCTGATGAGCTCACCAGCTCACAGATTTACTGTAGAAGAAATAATGGAGAAGCAAGAGCTTCGAAGCTGGGGAAGAAGTAGTTCTAGGGATTCAACAATTGGTTGAGAAAGAAGACGGGCTATGTTATAAATGCACAGAAAGttctaaaacaaataaatgcTTTCCTAAAACGTTTTAATAGTTGTTAGAAACAATTCTATTCAGTAGGCACTTATTAAACTTTGCTGAATTAATGGATAATCCTATATAAATGGCTAAAATCGTGGTTGTGGACCACAATTGCATGTTAAATTGTGTTTTAGCACCATGCTTTTCATTGCAACTTGCTAGGTTTGGAAATTTCTAGCCAAACTGACCCAATTTCTATCCTCCCAACTTGTGTATATCTCTCAAATATATATGGCCCACACACAGTGTGTACGACCCTTAGTAACAGAAGAAGTAGCTAATTGAACTACAATTGCTGTGCACTGTAATCTTAAAAATGCTTAAATCAGGCATTTTGTTACTTGGTTGTAatgattttaattatattaagaacTTTTTTGCTGGGACAATTTAAGCTTCTAAGTAATTGAGTTCCCGCTGTATCCAAAAACTGTCCAgaagttttcttttttcctctgTGCTGGAAAACTAAGTAGTAGAGAGTTTATGCGGTTTTCTTTGTTTGTACTAGTTGGgataaaaattaaagcaaacCAGTAGGTACATAGTAGTATAATTAGGCAAAAGCACGTGAACTCACCCACCTATTGAGCAATGAAGCGGATTTAGCCCAGAAGAAAAGGATGACAACCAGAAGCAATAGAACATTTGCGACAAAAGACAAGAAGTTGTAACCAGCCCGCTCAAACAGGAGCCACAGACCGGTGGAACCGACTAGCAGAACAACCCCTTCCCTCCTTCTCCTCCAAAGTAAAACATCCGCCACTGCACCAGATATTGTACACATGCAAGTGATACTTAGAAGTTACAAATGATCTCTCATATCCTGTTGTAAAATATCTTCCTATCGTATCATAAGCTGAGTGAAACGTCTGAATACATATAGAATAACAAACAAAATACCACATCAAGGTTCCAGTAACTCAATTAATCAGTGAATCAGCTAAAGTTCAGTTTCGGTCCAAGATTGGACCGGTTCGGATTCAATTTACGGATGAAAATGGACAATAAAGGAATCCATGCGTGCTTAAGTAGATAACGGAACCATATgcaagtatatatatgcatgacaAATCTACACTAGTGCATATACATATAGACCGAACCTGCTCCGCCGCCAAGAGCTCGATGAACGGAAATCCGGCGAGACTGTTCCATGGCTATTAGGGTTTTACGGTCAGAACAAACGTACAGATGGACGGAGAGAGGGAGACAGCAATTGTGCCGGAGAGAGGAATCTATTTCTTTTGTACTGCTCAGTGCTTTGTgccattattattataaaaatacaagagaaaaattaataaattatcgcgttatcttgctttaagataaattcatttttacttGTTTCGTTTCTTAACGGAGTATTTTCCATTAATACTCTCGAGGTCGAATATAtacattcttatattttaatttatccaTCATTCTTGATCTTGTTACAATCCTCAAGAGTTCAATACATTTGCCCTCGAAAAATCTTTTAACTTACATTTAAGATTTGAATGTTTCTGCTATATTATTTAACTTATTGATGaccaaatataaataaataaaaatattaagagtatgggtttctatttgattttgttgttaCTTAAATATGATTGTGTAATTTAACTcatttctataattaaaaataaaatttaaccaaaaaaagGAACTTcatttgtgataaaaaaaattaattattggcGAAATACATATAACGCTAAAAATCATCAGAAGTTGAATACTGAGAAAAAGGGAAACAAATTTGCACCTAAAATCCACTTTCTTCCTTCACAAACCATGCTTTAACATTAAGTTCTCAATAACACAAATGCCAGAATAACAGTGACATAACCTGAGACTGCCTCTTCCCTTACCACCCACCCAGCCCAGACAGGGAACAAACTTGGgactgcattttttttttcttttttttaattaaatctcactCTTTCAACTCGTCACCGTCATCGGAGTCGCCACCGTCATCGTCTGAGGATTCTTCCTTTTGATGCTCCTCTCCAGCAGCTTCGgatttgcttttcttttctttcttcttctgttttttCTTCTGGCGTTTTAAGCGCTTCTTGGCTGTACGTTCCTCGGCAGCTCTCATTCTTTCCTCCCTCCTCACATTGAATTCGgctgtttcttttcttctctggTAGTCAGCATCCATCCTTGTGAGCCGGTCTTGTTCTTTTCGTCTCATTTGCCGATACTGTCCATAAAATTTCAAAGGATTCAAAATCACATACATGGTTTAAGTTTTTAACCATCTATGTATCTACAGCGCAATCAAGCCAATAAGAAGCATGGGAAAGTGTGTGGTTTACAAACACGCAGGCTCTGACATCCTttataagcaaaaaaaaaaaaaaaatccaaatggACTCGCAGAACAGCACCCGATTGCCGCCGACCATTACATGTAGGCAACAACGAAGCAAGCACAAAGTTATGCATGCCTCTACCCGAGAAAAGGAGGGGGGGATGAACAAAGATAAACaggaggagaggaagaaggatAACATGCAAAGCAAGCATGGACAGAAGATGTTTCAAATACTGAAATACCCCTTCCTTTCTACCTCATGCAGGCAAAACCTTCATGCATATTAAGAATCCTAAAACCGTCTTTTCCACTGTCAAATTCGgcaaacaaaaatatttggaaaagttCATTGCTAAAATACCACAAAGATTAGACTTAGCATATGAATTACTACAAGAATTACTTACCCCTGCCATTACACCAATCATACATAATGTTTCCATTACAAAAGCTCCTGACAGGGATCCTCTTGACTCTTTTTATATCACCTACAGATTGGATTGATAGTCCTATGTCCATGTAAAACAAAAAGCTGTTTATCTTTTAAGTCAAAACATATCATTTACAGACTTCCCCCAAGCTTCCCCGCCTCATTTATCCTACTACAACAGAATTTGTTTCATAGGCAAGGCACCCTTTAACCAGAAAtgaaatattagaaaaaaaaacaaaaacaaggagGAAATGACCAAAGCAATTACCAAACTTCCACCCATTTTGCAAAATTATTTTGAGGAGTgaagtttcaattttatcaattCACTTCATAATCTTTGAATTTTGTTGCAATATAGACATAATGAGCTAAAATTCTGTTAAAATCATGTCCTAATCGTTAGTTACATGTTCTGATGTGACTTTTTGAATAGTCAAATGAGTGCACGTGCCTAATTGTaggcatataatttttttaaatttgtcacAATGTTATGTTGTCATCAAACTTCCATTCCTAACAGTTACTTATGCGCTCTAATGTGATTTTTTGAATAGTCAACAATAAGTCAAATTGGTTGGCATATAATCTCAATGAAAGTTTTAACAGTAGCATAACATCgaaacaaatttcaaaatttatgacGTGACTAATTAATacttcaaaatcaatttcaaaaagagataaattctTTTGAGACACCAGACTGTATCATGCTTTGTTACTCCCCTCATAAGAATGTCTCTCGACTCCGATCATATGTGGCCACAGTAAACCATCTGATATTACTAAGTTGAAGACACCAGTATGTGTTCTTGTTATCCTGAACTTATAGATATATGAAATGATAATGTCACCTCTATGATTAATATGGATAATGgtagagaaaacaaaaacctaGCCATTGCATCCTCAAGCATGAACCTAAGAGTGACCAACAAACATGTCGTAATCATAATCCAGCTGGTAGCCACTAGAAGGGGATTGTAGCTCAAGAATGGAAGTACCCTTTCCCTTCCATCACCTGGCAGTATAGCAGTAGAGCACTTATCATGCCCATATTACTGCATCTAGAAATGTTGACTCAACCAAACAAATTAGTAGGGTATCCTCTGCAGGGTATAAGTTGGCACCTGGTGGGCAAAATTAGAATGTCTTCATCATATGGTCAAAAGAACAAATCCTTCTATACGTCAAATACACTTGCCTAAGTTGCCTGCCTAAAGTGATAATAATTTGTTCAGGAGCATGTTAGGATGAATTGACAAAGGCGTATGGCCTTGAGCATTAGGCAAACCCTAGTAAATTTTTACATCAGTCATTCTCATTGGAACACTACCCAAATCAATATGAGATTCACAGAGCAGATTTCACATGTTTTCTGAGTAAAAGTGTAGAAAATCAAtccaaaatttcctttttttatcttaaataagTATTCATTTTGCAAATCCAACAAGTTTATACTTGTCccactatataatatatacatgatCAAGAGAGctaacaaaagaaaagagagaaaagaaggggGCGGGGAGCGGCAGAGAGTTTAATTTTACACACCATGTAGATACATAATAGAGATATTATGtttcaaaggcaagttcttcgaGACTCTTGAAAACACGTAAGAGATATATTTTGTGCAACTACGAACATTCAAATATTCACACAATTATTCTTTGTTATATATTCAAGGTCGATAGCCAATCctacatagtgggattaaggctttaTATGCTGCTTCTGTTGTTGTATATTCAAGATCGAAAGTTAGTGGTTCCAATACAATTTTTCATAGACTCTAAATGCATCATCGGATTCAATACACGAGTGAGCATAAAATAATCACACCACGGGATTTGATGGCAAAGAAAATTCTTTGACACTGCTAAGGTCAGAAAATCATGGACTCAGCGCTTAATATGCAGGAGAGAATTTAGCTAGGGCTCAGTTTTTGCCAGTGGCAAACTTGCAATCTTGTATATTTGTTTTCAAAGGTCGATTGCTTGGCAAGACCAAATCCAGTAATTTCAAAGCTTTCCCAATGTGattttccatttaaaaaaattgtttatctAAGAGAttggtttaaaaattttaaatacttttaagtTTCCAATCAATGCCATTATTGTGACGGAAATTTGACACGGTGGTACCTGATGAAAGTCGCCGGAGCCAGAACCGGCGGAACTGCCGGAGGTATTGCTGACGCGAACTGGAACATGTTCGATGATCCGTCGAAGCTTCACCTCGAGGTCCTCTTCTTCTGGATTAGGCGCAGGCGGAACGTACTCCACCAGGGCATTTGATCCGGCCGGCGGAGGCCGCGGCTGGAGTGCGGCGTTCAGCCTTTCCGGGGCCAACACCAGTTGCCTGTCTCCGCCGGTGGCCACCGGCGGTCTCCCCGATGACATTTTTGgctggaaaaaccctaaaccccaatCTTGCGAATGGATTGTCAACTTCGAGTCTGAATTGAAGCTCGATAAGTAAATATAGGTGTGGATTGCTCCAAGCTGGAACAGGTTTAATGCATGAAGATCTGATAAGCGCCACTGAGAATCCGAATTTCTCTGAGACCCCAAGTGGAATGGTTAAGGGTTCGGCATGGAAGGTAAAGAGGGGGAATGTTTTTGTTTGTtcacaaaaaattatgagaaaaataatataaatacggGCTATTAGTATCAAAACTTTTTgagttttaataattttatttaatgtttttaattttgataagaagagcgtaatttttaaaattaattacaattttaaccaatgttaaaatcaaattttgattaatgtGTGACTTTGTACGTGACATATCAtttgacatttaattttatttttttataaaaaaatgttctattttttcttatttgccaTGGTCATCTCCTTTTTTCTctgttttggcattttctcaCCTTGCCTAGTTATTGCCTAGTGCCGTCATATCTTGTCGCCTCCTCTCTATTTTGCACGAATTAATTAACATACACACaacaacatgtatatatatacatatacaataGCATAAACACAcacaataacatatatatacatactcagAGCAAAATATACAGTGGCTAACAGCAGTAGGGGGTGACGGACGACAGATCGAACGACTGTAAGGGGCAATGGCAACGCTACCGAAAAGGAGTAAAAAGGTGAAAAGATG
This genomic stretch from Diospyros lotus cultivar Yz01 chromosome 1, ASM1463336v1, whole genome shotgun sequence harbors:
- the LOC127810484 gene encoding uncharacterized protein LOC127810484, with the translated sequence MSSGRPPVATGGDRQLVLAPERLNAALQPRPPPAGSNALVEYVPPAPNPEEEDLEVKLRRIIEHVPVRVSNTSGSSAGSGSGDFHQYRQMRRKEQDRLTRMDADYQRRKETAEFNVRREERMRAAEERTAKKRLKRQKKKQKKKEKKSKSEAAGEEHQKEESSDDDGGDSDDGDELKE